In the genome of Enterococcus hirae ATCC 9790, one region contains:
- a CDS encoding amino acid permease codes for MDYLKRLLVGKPLKSAENDEHKLTRFAALALLSSDALSSIAYGTEQIVVVLVALSTAAIWYSLPIAAFVIILLISLTLSYRQIIHAYPQGGGAYVVSSENLGKNAGLIAGGSLLIDYMLTVAVSVSAGAEAITSAIPALYGHQVAISVAIVLLLMMLNLRGLRESASFLLFPVYTFIIVITLLIAVGLFNIITGAVPLHATALPGAAIPGVSIALILRAFSSGSSSLTGVEAISNAVPFFKKPRAKNAAATLTMMALILGFFFVGITFINYWYGIVPEKEVTVLSQIGKAVFGHGALYYVLQFATALILAVAANTGFSAFPVLAYNLAKDKFMPHMYQDRGDRLGYSNGIMTLAFGSIILLFIFHGSTERLIPLYSIGVFIPFALSQTGMVVKWKKEGKNWLGKSIANITGAFISYAIIAILFVYRLGDIWPFFIIMPIVMYIFYRIHDHYKKVAEQLRLETDAKLHDYDGNTVLVLVGNVTRVNIGAINYARSIGDYVVAMHVSLDEDIAKEKEIEADFKKHFPDVRFSVVHSSYRSIENPIIRYVDLVSKNAAKQNYTTTVLIPQFVPNRRWQNILHNQTSLRLRLRLSWRENIVISTYSYHLKK; via the coding sequence TTGGACTACTTAAAAAGGTTGTTAGTAGGTAAGCCGTTGAAATCTGCTGAAAACGACGAGCATAAATTAACTCGTTTTGCCGCGTTAGCATTGCTGTCATCGGATGCCCTATCATCCATTGCTTACGGTACAGAGCAGATTGTGGTTGTTTTAGTTGCCTTGTCAACTGCAGCCATTTGGTATTCACTGCCAATTGCAGCATTTGTTATTATTCTATTGATTTCATTAACTCTCTCTTACCGTCAAATCATTCACGCGTATCCTCAAGGCGGAGGGGCTTACGTCGTCAGCAGTGAAAACCTTGGGAAAAATGCCGGGTTGATCGCTGGAGGTTCCTTGTTGATCGACTATATGTTGACGGTAGCTGTTTCCGTGTCAGCTGGTGCCGAAGCGATTACCTCGGCAATTCCCGCATTGTATGGTCACCAAGTAGCAATCTCAGTTGCAATCGTATTGCTCTTGATGATGCTGAATTTACGCGGGTTAAGGGAATCGGCTTCTTTCTTGCTATTCCCTGTTTACACGTTCATCATTGTGATTACGTTGCTAATTGCGGTCGGACTGTTTAATATCATTACTGGTGCCGTACCATTACATGCAACAGCCTTACCTGGAGCTGCAATCCCAGGGGTGTCGATCGCATTGATTTTGCGAGCATTCTCTTCTGGTTCTTCTTCTTTAACAGGGGTTGAAGCAATTAGTAATGCCGTACCATTTTTCAAGAAACCTCGAGCAAAAAATGCAGCAGCAACTTTAACAATGATGGCTTTGATCTTAGGCTTCTTCTTTGTCGGTATCACGTTCATCAACTATTGGTATGGGATCGTGCCTGAAAAAGAAGTTACTGTATTGTCTCAGATTGGGAAAGCTGTCTTTGGCCATGGCGCATTGTATTATGTATTACAATTTGCTACCGCTTTGATCTTGGCGGTTGCTGCCAATACTGGATTCTCTGCATTCCCAGTATTAGCATACAATTTGGCAAAAGATAAGTTCATGCCACATATGTATCAAGATCGTGGCGATCGTTTAGGATACTCAAATGGGATCATGACATTAGCTTTTGGTTCGATCATTCTCTTATTTATTTTCCATGGTTCAACGGAACGTTTGATTCCGTTATACTCGATCGGTGTATTTATTCCTTTTGCGCTATCACAAACAGGAATGGTCGTTAAATGGAAAAAAGAAGGAAAGAACTGGTTAGGAAAATCTATTGCAAATATCACAGGTGCGTTTATCTCTTATGCGATCATTGCGATTTTGTTCGTTTACCGCTTAGGTGATATTTGGCCATTCTTTATCATCATGCCAATTGTGATGTATATTTTCTATCGCATTCATGATCACTACAAAAAGGTAGCAGAACAGTTGCGACTTGAAACGGACGCCAAGTTACATGACTATGATGGAAATACCGTGCTGGTTTTAGTAGGAAATGTCACACGTGTTAACATCGGTGCGATCAATTATGCTCGTTCGATCGGGGATTATGTGGTGGCCATGCACGTGTCATTGGATGAAGATATAGCAAAAGAAAAAGAAATTGAAGCAGACTTCAAGAAACATTTTCCTGATGTCCGTTTTTCAGTTGTTCATTCTTCTTATCGTTCCATTGAAAATCCAATTATCCGCTACGTTGATCTGGTAAGTAAAAATGCCGCAAAACAAAACTATACGACGACAGTATTGATTCCACAGTTTGTACCAAACCGTCGTTGGCAAAATATCTTACACAATCAAACAAGTTTACGATTAAGACTTCGTTTATCTTGGCGAGAAAATATCGTGATAAGTACGTATAGTTATCATTTGAAGAAATAA
- a CDS encoding YhgE/Pip domain-containing protein translates to MRSIKNTLKLYLLDWKRIFKNPIATLLIIAIMIIPSLYAWFNIKALWDPYGNTGELPIAVYSADQPAEFRGKEVAIGKEVIKSLHDNKQLGWQFVDSKAELEQGVRSGKYYAGIYLPKDFSEDLLSFTSGEIRKPKIEYTVNEKINAIAPKITDKGASAIQTQITDEFIKTASSTLLKVFNEIGYDIDSNLVSINKVKSMILSTDENLDTIDGYTQQVLDLQKQLPSIKEKLNKANEFVDYLPQVDEMGQKVVALNDKMPQLQEQAKIILDLQQKIPEIQNAGRQIAEIDQDFSSIQETMDQGITEAKQGLSIIQQVQEILPDVKKLETQAKDLATQTKSGAEQLKDALPGITTSVNTTIQSISQVATSIDSFTASVDQAIADNQLTEEEKGNLLKLLDNLYNSLPAQQQAIDQLITFLTQLQNQTGNTKLQKIIDTLNSIKPVLSGLQNRLPALKQAIQEGNIDNVRNILGQIQTAAKNVNNLISGIDVNQVSSTVDSLLNQVISTIETAQGALSKADQIDFDSLLNSTKATVTNAVAILEKYQKEMPAIGQEIHDANTMLNGNMETIVNGINKGADLYNNDLPVLANKLSTAANFIQNDWPTIKNEITSTMTTANEKMPQVETAVNAAADLINNDWPNIKTGIQKAADAIRKGEKEVDLGEVIKLLKLDATKESDFFTQPVELKTNTMYPIANNGSASTPFYTALCLWVGAVLLSSVATTDYYLGKKERNNFTKREQFVARMLTFLTMAIAQSLIVTLGNIFLLGVDVHNSVYSVSFAVLISLAFMMIVYVLAALFDNVGKGLAIIILVLSISGGGGNYPIQVSGKFFQMINPFLPFTHAVNLLRESAGGIYWPNAANAIWIMIGLFVSFGVIGTAVAPYVQEKMVKFKEAAHQSHIFH, encoded by the coding sequence ATGCGGTCAATCAAAAACACATTAAAATTATATCTACTTGACTGGAAAAGAATTTTTAAAAATCCAATTGCTACACTTTTGATCATTGCAATTATGATTATCCCTTCATTGTATGCGTGGTTCAACATCAAAGCGTTATGGGATCCTTACGGAAATACCGGTGAATTGCCTATTGCGGTTTACAGTGCAGATCAACCGGCAGAATTTCGAGGGAAAGAAGTCGCAATTGGGAAAGAAGTGATCAAATCACTTCATGACAATAAACAACTCGGATGGCAATTCGTTGACTCAAAAGCAGAACTGGAACAAGGGGTTCGTTCTGGGAAATATTATGCAGGAATCTACTTACCGAAGGATTTCTCAGAAGACTTGTTAAGTTTTACGAGTGGAGAGATCAGAAAGCCAAAAATCGAATACACGGTGAATGAGAAAATCAATGCGATCGCTCCTAAGATCACCGATAAAGGAGCTTCTGCGATCCAAACACAGATTACGGATGAATTTATTAAGACAGCTAGTTCAACGTTATTGAAGGTCTTTAACGAGATCGGTTATGACATTGATTCGAATCTAGTAAGTATCAATAAGGTCAAATCAATGATACTTTCAACGGATGAGAACCTTGATACGATCGATGGCTATACGCAACAAGTACTCGATTTACAAAAACAACTACCTTCTATTAAAGAAAAGTTAAACAAAGCCAATGAATTTGTGGACTATCTCCCACAAGTCGATGAAATGGGACAAAAAGTGGTTGCACTGAATGATAAAATGCCACAGCTCCAAGAGCAAGCGAAAATCATTTTAGATTTACAACAAAAAATACCGGAAATCCAAAATGCAGGTCGACAAATTGCTGAGATCGATCAGGATTTTTCATCGATCCAAGAAACGATGGATCAAGGAATCACTGAAGCGAAACAAGGGTTGTCGATCATTCAACAAGTCCAAGAAATCTTACCTGACGTGAAGAAATTAGAAACACAAGCAAAAGATCTAGCTACTCAAACAAAATCAGGTGCAGAGCAATTAAAAGACGCATTACCAGGTATCACAACAAGTGTGAATACAACGATACAATCGATTAGTCAGGTAGCAACGTCTATTGATTCATTCACAGCGAGTGTCGATCAGGCAATTGCAGATAATCAATTGACGGAAGAAGAGAAGGGAAACTTACTCAAATTATTGGATAATCTCTACAATAGTTTACCAGCACAGCAACAAGCGATTGATCAGTTGATTACCTTTTTGACACAGTTACAGAATCAAACGGGTAATACCAAACTTCAAAAAATAATTGATACATTAAATAGTATCAAACCAGTTTTAAGCGGCTTACAAAATCGCCTACCAGCGTTGAAACAAGCCATTCAAGAAGGAAATATCGATAACGTAAGAAATATCTTAGGGCAAATTCAAACTGCTGCTAAAAATGTCAATAACTTGATTTCTGGAATCGATGTGAACCAAGTCAGTTCAACCGTTGATTCACTATTAAATCAAGTCATCAGTACGATTGAAACAGCTCAAGGTGCGTTAAGCAAGGCTGACCAAATCGATTTTGATTCGCTGTTAAATTCAACAAAAGCAACAGTGACCAATGCAGTGGCGATATTAGAGAAGTACCAAAAAGAAATGCCAGCGATCGGACAAGAGATCCATGATGCAAACACCATGTTGAATGGTAATATGGAAACGATCGTCAATGGGATCAATAAAGGAGCCGATCTGTATAATAATGATTTGCCAGTGTTAGCCAACAAATTGAGTACAGCTGCTAACTTTATCCAAAATGACTGGCCAACGATCAAAAATGAAATCACAAGTACGATGACGACAGCAAATGAAAAAATGCCACAAGTCGAAACGGCAGTAAATGCAGCAGCTGATTTGATCAATAACGATTGGCCAAACATCAAGACAGGTATCCAAAAAGCAGCAGATGCTATTCGTAAAGGAGAAAAAGAAGTTGATCTAGGAGAAGTGATCAAATTATTGAAACTAGATGCCACGAAAGAGAGTGACTTCTTTACGCAACCAGTAGAATTAAAAACCAATACGATGTATCCAATTGCAAACAACGGATCGGCAAGTACGCCATTTTATACAGCACTTTGCTTGTGGGTGGGAGCTGTCTTACTCTCAAGTGTAGCGACAACCGATTATTATCTCGGTAAAAAAGAAAGAAACAATTTTACAAAACGAGAACAATTTGTTGCTCGAATGCTCACGTTCTTAACGATGGCTATCGCACAAAGTTTGATCGTTACTTTAGGAAATATCTTTTTATTAGGTGTAGATGTCCATAATTCAGTTTACAGCGTGTCCTTTGCCGTTTTGATCTCGCTAGCCTTTATGATGATCGTGTATGTTTTAGCGGCGCTATTTGATAATGTTGGAAAGGGACTTGCGATCATTATCCTCGTGCTATCGATTTCTGGTGGAGGTGGAAACTATCCTATCCAAGTATCAGGGAAGTTCTTCCAAATGATCAATCCATTCTTGCCATTCACTCATGCGGTTAATCTATTACGAGAATCAGCAGGAGGAATCTATTGGCCAAATGCTGCAAATGCGATTTGGATCATGATTGGTCTATTCGTTAGCTTTGGTGTTATTGGAACGGCTGTTGCGCCTTATGTCCAAGAAAAAATGGTCAAATTCAAAGAAGCAGCACATCAGAGTCATATTTTCCACTAG
- a CDS encoding NADP-dependent oxidoreductase produces the protein MRRFAISGYGPAEKVFQEIVDTPREVTPNHLRVELKAFSINPYDVALRSGKMKEVRTLTFPYVLGNDGAGIVTEVASDVDSFAVGDRVVVHPVSGAYGEEIVLPASKVAKIPDEMSWVEAAAMVTTGITAYNVINHLLTIQPTDTVMVTGASGGVGTSLIQLLHQKGIRTLASASKTNEELVRSLGVTHFSSYDQENPEEVFSNQADIVIDATKGSIAGDMAIKIMKEEGHYVALNELPSLASRQKKNGFYETFVPRKEYSDQEALTHLIAAYKTGNYHIFVAEELAATLDHLIWAHHQLEGHPSAGKIVLTYD, from the coding sequence ATGCGTAGGTTTGCTATTAGTGGTTATGGACCAGCTGAAAAGGTGTTTCAAGAAATAGTAGACACACCAAGGGAGGTCACGCCAAATCATCTTCGTGTGGAATTGAAAGCGTTTAGTATCAATCCTTATGATGTCGCTTTGCGTTCAGGAAAGATGAAGGAAGTTCGAACCTTAACATTCCCTTACGTATTAGGGAATGATGGTGCTGGAATCGTGACGGAAGTAGCAAGTGACGTCGATTCATTTGCTGTGGGGGACCGTGTAGTCGTTCATCCTGTGTCAGGTGCTTACGGTGAAGAAATCGTCTTACCAGCAAGTAAAGTGGCTAAAATACCAGATGAAATGAGTTGGGTAGAAGCGGCTGCAATGGTAACGACGGGGATCACTGCTTACAATGTGATTAATCATCTGCTAACGATCCAACCAACTGACACGGTAATGGTGACCGGAGCTTCAGGAGGCGTAGGAACTAGTTTGATCCAATTACTTCATCAAAAAGGGATTCGGACGTTAGCTAGTGCATCAAAGACAAATGAAGAATTAGTCCGAAGTTTAGGCGTTACTCATTTTTCTTCTTATGATCAAGAAAATCCTGAAGAAGTATTCAGTAATCAAGCAGATATTGTGATCGATGCGACGAAAGGAAGCATCGCGGGAGACATGGCTATCAAAATTATGAAAGAAGAAGGTCATTATGTTGCGTTGAACGAATTGCCTTCCCTTGCATCTCGTCAGAAAAAAAATGGGTTTTATGAGACTTTTGTTCCTAGAAAAGAATACTCAGATCAAGAAGCTTTGACTCATTTAATTGCCGCATATAAAACAGGAAATTACCATATTTTTGTAGCAGAAGAATTAGCTGCAACTCTTGATCATTTAATCTGGGCGCACCATCAACTTGAAGGACACCCCTCTGCAGGTAAAATCGTATTAACTTATGATTAG
- a CDS encoding cation-translocating P-type ATPase, with protein sequence MDDFKKTVKELESETKTTIEQGLTTQEAEKRSQEQGKNKFEEAPKESLAKKFLRSLSDFTTIILLVAAVISFYTAFATEHGDLFEGLLIIAIVIINSVLAIVQEGNAEKALESLQDMNKQTATVIRDGKVEKVDAEHLVVGDVLVLESGSAIAADARLVETSQLRVEESALTGESEAVEKDADYVSQEDDALGDQINMVFKGCTVAAGRGKAIVTAIGMKTEMGKIAGLLNDNTAQKTPLQIRLNQLGKRISFIALAAAALVFIIGELQGEPLLEMFMTSISLAVAAVPETLTVIVTLTLAYGVQKMAKKHAIIRQLPAVETLGTANVICSDKTGTLTQNKMRVRRVWSKEDEVTDVEDSMTNSAMEILKMAALCTDVTVEKENDELIVKGNPTEAAIVRAVEENYHTKEELEEKYPRVAELSFDSDRKMMTTVHQMGEKYISITKGAFDVLASRFTSGDIEQATIVNDSFGKKALRVIAVGYATYKEEPQEITSEALEKDLRLIGLIGMIDPPRPESKGAIKRAKKAGIKTVMITGDHVVTASAIAKELGILSNPAEALSGSELQALSDDELDERVKDLSVYARVTPEDKIRIVKSWQRTGAVVAMTGDGVNDAPALKASDVGCAMGITGTDVAQSASDMILTDDNFATIVDAVSQGRSVYQNIRKAINFLLSCNVSEIFIVLIAMLVGWGAPFTAVQLLFVNVVADGLPGFALGREPAEKGIMDEAPIPKNEGIFARGLLQKIAINATIFTIVTLFGYYLGSYVDTISPWVDAGQEVGQTVAFLVLAYSSILHVFNVRSSQSIFKVNLATNKSLLEMAVLSLVITTVIALLPFTQELFGLVHVSLNHWLLVGFLSVVPVAVNELIKFHQLPEAEEE encoded by the coding sequence ATGGATGATTTTAAGAAAACAGTGAAAGAATTGGAGAGTGAAACAAAAACAACAATTGAACAGGGGTTAACGACCCAAGAAGCAGAAAAAAGAAGTCAAGAACAAGGGAAAAACAAATTTGAGGAAGCGCCTAAAGAGTCATTGGCAAAAAAGTTTTTACGAAGTTTATCTGATTTTACTACGATTATTTTACTTGTAGCAGCAGTCATTTCTTTTTATACTGCCTTTGCCACCGAACATGGGGATTTATTTGAAGGACTGTTGATCATTGCGATCGTAATCATTAATTCAGTATTAGCTATCGTACAAGAAGGAAATGCCGAAAAAGCGTTGGAATCTCTTCAGGATATGAACAAGCAAACTGCCACAGTCATCCGAGATGGCAAAGTTGAAAAAGTGGATGCTGAACACCTAGTTGTGGGAGATGTTCTGGTCTTGGAATCTGGCTCAGCCATTGCGGCGGATGCTCGATTAGTTGAAACCTCGCAATTAAGAGTAGAGGAATCGGCACTGACTGGTGAAAGTGAAGCGGTCGAAAAAGATGCAGATTATGTGAGTCAAGAAGATGATGCCTTAGGTGATCAAATCAATATGGTGTTTAAAGGGTGTACAGTCGCAGCTGGTCGTGGGAAAGCGATTGTGACCGCTATCGGGATGAAAACCGAAATGGGTAAGATTGCTGGACTTTTAAATGACAACACTGCTCAAAAAACACCATTACAAATTCGATTGAATCAACTAGGCAAACGCATCAGTTTTATCGCATTAGCTGCTGCAGCGTTAGTGTTTATTATTGGTGAACTCCAAGGAGAACCCTTACTGGAAATGTTTATGACATCCATTTCTTTAGCCGTCGCTGCGGTGCCAGAAACATTGACAGTTATCGTTACATTGACTTTAGCATATGGTGTCCAAAAAATGGCGAAGAAACATGCCATTATTCGTCAGCTCCCCGCAGTTGAGACTTTAGGAACAGCCAATGTGATTTGTTCAGATAAAACGGGAACGCTGACACAAAATAAAATGCGTGTCCGCCGAGTTTGGAGCAAAGAAGATGAAGTGACTGATGTAGAGGACTCAATGACCAACAGTGCGATGGAAATCTTGAAGATGGCTGCTCTTTGTACCGATGTGACGGTCGAAAAAGAAAATGATGAATTGATTGTCAAAGGAAACCCTACAGAAGCCGCGATCGTACGAGCGGTTGAAGAAAATTATCACACAAAAGAGGAATTAGAAGAAAAGTACCCGAGAGTGGCAGAACTATCCTTTGATTCAGACCGTAAGATGATGACAACGGTTCATCAAATGGGTGAAAAATACATTTCAATTACGAAAGGCGCTTTTGACGTCCTAGCTTCGCGTTTTACTTCAGGAGACATTGAACAGGCCACGATCGTCAATGATAGCTTTGGGAAAAAAGCTTTAAGGGTCATTGCGGTAGGTTATGCTACCTATAAAGAAGAACCGCAAGAAATCACTTCAGAAGCATTAGAAAAAGATTTACGTTTGATTGGTTTGATCGGTATGATTGATCCGCCTCGTCCTGAAAGTAAAGGAGCAATCAAACGAGCAAAAAAAGCAGGAATCAAAACAGTGATGATCACAGGAGATCATGTTGTTACGGCTAGTGCCATAGCCAAAGAATTAGGGATTTTATCAAATCCAGCCGAAGCACTGTCGGGCTCAGAACTACAAGCACTATCTGATGATGAATTAGACGAGCGTGTCAAAGACCTTTCTGTTTATGCTCGTGTTACGCCGGAAGACAAGATCCGGATCGTTAAATCATGGCAACGAACTGGTGCCGTGGTGGCTATGACTGGAGATGGCGTCAACGATGCTCCCGCCTTGAAGGCAAGTGACGTAGGGTGTGCAATGGGAATCACTGGAACTGACGTGGCACAGAGTGCATCAGATATGATCTTGACCGATGACAACTTTGCAACGATCGTCGATGCGGTTAGTCAAGGACGTTCCGTCTATCAAAACATTCGTAAAGCGATCAACTTTTTGTTGAGTTGTAATGTCTCAGAAATTTTTATTGTGTTGATTGCGATGCTAGTGGGCTGGGGAGCACCGTTTACAGCAGTTCAATTGTTGTTTGTCAACGTGGTTGCTGATGGGTTGCCTGGATTTGCTTTGGGGCGTGAACCAGCAGAAAAAGGGATCATGGACGAAGCACCGATTCCTAAGAATGAAGGGATTTTTGCTCGAGGATTACTACAAAAAATTGCGATCAATGCGACTATATTTACGATCGTGACTTTGTTTGGTTATTATTTGGGAAGCTATGTCGATACTATTAGCCCTTGGGTCGATGCAGGACAAGAAGTTGGACAGACAGTTGCCTTTTTAGTGTTAGCATACTCGTCAATCCTCCATGTATTCAATGTGCGTAGCAGTCAGTCAATTTTCAAAGTGAACTTAGCAACGAATAAATCGTTATTGGAAATGGCGGTACTTTCATTGGTCATCACTACGGTCATTGCACTTTTACCGTTTACCCAAGAACTCTTTGGCTTAGTGCATGTTAGCTTAAACCATTGGTTGTTAGTAGGCTTTTTATCAGTCGTACCTGTGGCTGTGAATGAGTTGATCAAATTTCATCAATTGCCTGAAGCAGAAGAAGAATAA
- the queA gene encoding tRNA preQ1(34) S-adenosylmethionine ribosyltransferase-isomerase QueA, producing MLTTEDFDFDLPEELIAQTPLKDRDHSRLLVLDRTTGEMSDKHFHDILEELHPGDALVMNNTRVLPARLYGEKTETGAHLEVLLLTNTEGDTWETLIKPAKRAKVGTRITFGDGRLQAVVKEELEHGGRIIEFEYEGIFLETLESLGEMPLPPYIKERLEDPDRYQTVYAKENGSAAAPTAGLHFTKELLAEIEAKGVELVYLTLHVGLGTFRPVSVDKIEEHHMHSEFYRLTEEAASRLNQVRQNGGKIIAVGTTSIRTLETIGTKFDGEIKADSGWTDIFITPGYQFKVVEAFSTNFHLPKSTLVMLVSAFAGRELTLAAYQHAIDERYRFFSFGDAMFVK from the coding sequence ATGTTAACAACAGAAGATTTTGACTTTGATTTACCAGAAGAGTTGATCGCTCAAACACCACTAAAAGACCGTGACCATTCTCGGTTACTAGTTTTAGATCGTACAACTGGGGAAATGTCGGATAAACATTTCCATGACATCTTAGAAGAATTGCATCCAGGAGATGCGTTAGTGATGAATAATACACGTGTGTTGCCAGCTCGTTTATATGGTGAAAAAACTGAAACAGGTGCACACCTGGAAGTATTACTTTTGACAAATACAGAAGGAGATACTTGGGAAACGTTGATCAAACCGGCAAAACGAGCGAAAGTAGGTACACGAATTACATTTGGTGATGGTCGCTTACAAGCAGTTGTCAAAGAAGAATTAGAACATGGCGGAAGAATCATTGAATTTGAATACGAAGGTATTTTTCTTGAAACGTTGGAATCATTGGGCGAAATGCCTTTACCTCCTTATATCAAAGAACGTTTAGAGGATCCAGATCGTTACCAAACTGTTTATGCAAAAGAAAACGGGTCAGCAGCAGCTCCTACAGCTGGATTACATTTTACCAAAGAATTGTTAGCAGAAATCGAAGCAAAAGGGGTAGAACTCGTCTATTTGACACTTCACGTAGGCTTAGGAACATTCCGGCCGGTCAGTGTGGACAAGATTGAAGAACACCATATGCACAGTGAATTTTATCGTCTAACAGAAGAAGCAGCAAGTCGCTTAAATCAAGTCCGTCAAAATGGTGGCAAGATCATCGCCGTAGGAACGACTTCGATCCGTACACTTGAAACGATTGGAACCAAATTTGATGGTGAAATCAAAGCAGATAGTGGTTGGACAGATATTTTCATCACACCAGGTTATCAGTTTAAAGTGGTAGAGGCATTTTCAACAAATTTCCATTTACCAAAATCAACATTAGTCATGTTAGTGAGTGCCTTTGCTGGACGAGAATTAACATTAGCAGCTTACCAACATGCTATTGATGAACGTTATCGCTTCTTTAGTTTCGGCGATGCAATGTTTGTCAAATAA